CCTCGTAGCCGCTGCGCACGAGCATCTGCCAATAGAACACGCCCATCTGGTTCACGTAGAACGAGATCTGCTGGCGGGCGGCGTGCCACTTCTTCTCGTCCTCGTGGCCGTCGAGCACGGTCACGTTCGTGAAGGGCATGATCGTGAAGCTCGCCTCGCGGCCGGCGCGCTTCGCCGCGTCGTTCAGCTGCTGGCGCAGCTCGGGGAAGCGTGGCTTCGCCCAGTGGATCGGGATCACGCCTTCCGCGATTTCCCCGGTCTGCTCGATCGACTTCGGTGTGATCGCGGCGATCGCGACGGGGATCTTGGTGCGCGGCCGCGCGTAGTCGAGCTGGAAGCCGCGCTTCAGCTGAAAGATCTCGCCGGCGTGGTGGAGCTTCTCGCCCGCGATCAGCTTGTTGAAAATCTCCACCGTCTCGCGCATGCGCTGGAGCGGACGATCGAACTTCACGCCGTTGAAGTGCTCGATCACGAACTGCCCCGAGCTGCCGAGGCCGAGCATCGCGCGCCCGCCGGAGATCTGGTCGAGCATCGAGAACTCTTGGGCCATCACGGCGGGCGTGCGCGAGAAGCAGTTGAGAATCGCGGTGCCGAACGTCACGCGCGACGTGTTCGCTGCCACCAGCGTGAGCCACGGCAGGATCGACGGCCCCCACGCCTCGCCACTCGCGATGTGCGCGTAGCCGAGATCCTCGGCGATGCGGACTTGCTCGACCGAGGCCCGCCAATCCTTGCCCATTCCTAACAACAGACCGAGGCGCATCGCTCTCTCCTCACCCCGAGCGGGGCTCTCGCGTTGCGAGGTACGGTATCGCGATCGATTCGAGCCTCGTTCTCGAACCACGCGAAGGAGCCCCCATGCCGATCGCCATCTCCGAAGAACATCTCGAGCTCGCGCGCGTCGCGCGCACGTTCCTCGCCGACAACGGCGCGCGCGCCGCGAATCGCGCGCAGCTGGAAGCGAAGCAGGAATCGCTGCCGCCGTTCTGGAAGCCCCTCGCGGAGCTCGGCTGGACCGGGCTCCACCTCTCGGAGAGCTACGGCGGCAGCGGCTTCGGCCTGCAAGAGCTCGCGGTCGTGCTCGAGGAGATGGGATACGCCGTCGCGCCCGGGCCGTTCCTGCCGACCGTGTGGGCCGCAGCCGTGATTGACGCGTGCGGCAGCGACGCGCTGAAGCGCGCGGTGCTGCCCGGCCTCGCGTCGGGCGAGGAGATCGGCGCCGTCGGCCTCGATGGCGCGCTCGCGCGCGGTGCGAACGCGGCGACGGGCGCGAGCGGCGCGCTCGCTCCCTTCGAGCGCGATGCGAAGGCGCCCGCGCTCGACGACGCGCTGCGTGGCGACGCGGGGCTGGTGTTGGGGGCGGGCCTCGCGAAGTGGCTCGTGCTGGCGGTGGGCGACGATCTCGTCGTGGTGGATCGCGACCAAGAAGGCGTCGCGATTCGTCCGCGCCTCTCGCTCGATCCGAGCCGGCGCGTTGCGGAAGTCGTGTGCTCGGGCGTCGCGGTGGACGACTCGCGCGTGATGCGCGGCGCGCGCGCCACCGCACTGCGGCTCGGGCGCACGCTCGCGGCGGCGGAGGCGTCGGGCGCGGCGCACGCATGCAGCGAGATGGCCGCGGAGTACGCGAAGGTGCGCGTCCAGTTCGGGCGCACCATCGGCACGTTCCAAGCGGTGAAGCAC
This genomic window from Deltaproteobacteria bacterium contains:
- a CDS encoding LLM class flavin-dependent oxidoreductase; this encodes MRLGLLLGMGKDWRASVEQVRIAEDLGYAHIASGEAWGPSILPWLTLVAANTSRVTFGTAILNCFSRTPAVMAQEFSMLDQISGGRAMLGLGSSGQFVIEHFNGVKFDRPLQRMRETVEIFNKLIAGEKLHHAGEIFQLKRGFQLDYARPRTKIPVAIAAITPKSIEQTGEIAEGVIPIHWAKPRFPELRQQLNDAAKRAGREASFTIMPFTNVTVLDGHEDEKKWHAARQQISFYVNQMGVFYWQMLVRSGYEAEVSASRKAFAEKRYDEAIAAMSDRMVRDLQVIGRIDEVKEQLRERAALGADLQLIYAPRAEGREFAQQLEALVR